From the Lactobacillus johnsonii genome, the window ATATAATTATAGCGAAAATTTGTTTGCAACAGAACATAGACTAGTGAAAAAGCTCGCGATTAATTTCGCGGGCTTTTACTATTAAACTTATTCTGCTTTTTCCTTAATGAAAAAATATGTAAATAGACAATAGATTATAATTCCTAAATAAAAAACATTCGTAGCGCTAAAAATAGGTTCAATAAATCTACTAACAATGTAATCTATACCTAAAACACCGAAAATATAAATCCAGCTTCCGTAAACAAATAATTTGTGTAAGTTGGACGGTAGATGCTTTCTATATTTAACTAAAAGAGAAAGATAGCGGAGTTGCGATACATAAGATATAAAGAAATATGTGGCACCACTGAAAATTGAGAAAGTTATTCCCCAGGCAATAAGAGATATTGTTCCGTTAGAGTTGCTGAGACCACTCATTACTGGTCCAACAATAGCTAAGACTGCTAGGATGCATGATAAAACTAAATACTTATCATTAGTATGGTGAAATGATTGAATAGTAGACTTTAATCTCTTTTTCTCTTCCATAAGATTAAAATTTTGGTTATTTAGATTCTTAAATTCACGCATAATAAGAAAACTATAAACTAGAAGACCAAATGAAATTGCAAGAACTACAATGGTTGCAGCAAATCCAATAAGTGAAATGATTAATTGCATTTTATCACTGACACCTATTGGGAACCCTGAAAGAGCACTGCAAAAACTAATACATGCTGGACTGAAGATAGCAAGAGCTATTGCCAAAGCACGGAATTGTGAGCTCTTCTTAGCAGTAGATAAATATTTTTGAACCAATTCATCAGGTAAAATAGGTAATGGATCTTCTACTGGAATATCTGCCGTTTTAATTTCAAAAGATGGAGCACCACTTTTTAGTAAATAATCTGTGGTAACACCAAATAATTCTGATAAGTTAACGATTTTTTCAATGTCTGGAATTGATTGATCACTTTCCCATTTTGAAACGGCTTGGCGACTAACATTCATTTTTTCAGCTAAGCCTTCTTGAGAAAGATTATTCTTTTTTCGTAATTCCGTGATTTTTTGACCTAATCTCATATGGATTGTCCTTTCCTTATTGATTGATTTCAATTTATTAAAAATCATGGTTGCAGACAACCACTTTTTGATTGCATTGTGGGCAACTAATGGTTGCGAGAGGAAAAATTATAGTGATTAATCTTAGTTAAGTAAGCTATTCTCTGCTTTTGTGTAGAATTTGTAAGCCCACCAAAATGAATCCAATGTCGATGTTGCATTCCTAATTGCTTTAGAGTTTTGTTAACAAAAATTCGTTTAATACCATTTCCCAAAAAGATTTTGACATAAAAAGTTGGTGAAGTTGAAGTGGTGAGGACATAGGTATGTTTAATGTTGGTTAATTCGCCATGAATACCAGTTTTGCTTACAGTATGGGATAATCCTTTTCCTTCTTTCATAACTTTGTCAATAAAGCCTTTAAGCATTGCCGGGATACTATTCCACCAAAGTGGAGTAATAAAAATTATTGCGGAAGCTTCTCTTAAGTAATTTAAGTATTTTGTTACTAGAGGATCATGAGTTTTACCAGTATGAAATAAACGTAATTCTTCTTTGTCATAAATAGGATTAAATTGTTCTTGATACAAGTCAATTACTTTAAAGCTTTTATGCTTATGTGCTAAATTTGATTTTACTGATTCTAAAATTGCATGGTTAAAACTTTTTTCATAAGGATGACAATAGATGATTAAGAAATCCATTTTAATCTTTTCCTTTCAAAAGTTGATTTAAAGTGTATTCCACTAATTGTGCGTCATAGCGAGTAATTTTATTTTTAATTAGTAATGCATATCCTTGAATAAAGGACCAGATTTGAATAAATAAATCTTGATCAGAAAGAGTAGTTGATGAATTAAGATTAGTAATTAAAGCTTTTACTTTCTGCAAAAAGGGATATTGATTAGCATTTGAATATAAATCTAGTGCTGATAATTGGTAGAATAAGAAGTCCATTTGGTTGGGATGCATAGTTATAGACTGACAAATATATTTAGCGATAATGAGTAACTGTTGTTTAGATGAATAATCTTCATTTAATGGGATCTGCTCAATAAATCGTTTAGATAATTGGATTACTACTTTTTGAAATAGTTCATTTTTATCTTTGAAATGTCTATAAAAAGCCCCTGTTGTAAGTCCC encodes:
- a CDS encoding helix-turn-helix domain-containing protein, producing MRLGQKITELRKKNNLSQEGLAEKMNVSRQAVSKWESDQSIPDIEKIVNLSELFGVTTDYLLKSGAPSFEIKTADIPVEDPLPILPDELVQKYLSTAKKSSQFRALAIALAIFSPACISFCSALSGFPIGVSDKMQLIISLIGFAATIVVLAISFGLLVYSFLIMREFKNLNNQNFNLMEEKKRLKSTIQSFHHTNDKYLVLSCILAVLAIVGPVMSGLSNSNGTISLIAWGITFSIFSGATYFFISYVSQLRYLSLLVKYRKHLPSNLHKLFVYGSWIYIFGVLGIDYIVSRFIEPIFSATNVFYLGIIIYCLFTYFFIKEKAE
- a CDS encoding NAD(P)H-dependent oxidoreductase; translation: MDFLIIYCHPYEKSFNHAILESVKSNLAHKHKSFKVIDLYQEQFNPIYDKEELRLFHTGKTHDPLVTKYLNYLREASAIIFITPLWWNSIPAMLKGFIDKVMKEGKGLSHTVSKTGIHGELTNIKHTYVLTTSTSPTFYVKIFLGNGIKRIFVNKTLKQLGMQHRHWIHFGGLTNSTQKQRIAYLTKINHYNFSSRNH
- a CDS encoding TetR/AcrR family transcriptional regulator produces the protein MTTEEKIINQTVHLIDTNGYQNLSLRKLTKELGLTTGAFYRHFKDKNELFQKVVIQLSKRFIEQIPLNEDYSSKQQLLIIAKYICQSITMHPNQMDFLFYQLSALDLYSNANQYPFLQKVKALITNLNSSTTLSDQDLFIQIWSFIQGYALLIKNKITRYDAQLVEYTLNQLLKGKD